The Streptomyces sp. NBC_00775 genome includes the window GGCGGACGTCGCCGAGCGGTTCGCCGCCTCCGGCACCGACCGGTTCGCGGCGCCCACCCGCTGGCACACCGGTCCGCAGGGCGTTCCGCTGCTCGACGACTGTCTGGCCTGGCTGGTCTGCTCCCGCCGCGAACGGCTCCGGCTCGGCGACCACCACATGGTGGTCGCCGCCGTCGAGCACGCCCTGGCCGGGGCGCCGGGCGACGCCCTGGTGCACCTGCGCGGTGCCGTACGCCCCGTGGCCGCGCCCCGCGCGTCCCTCGTTCCCTGAGAAAACCCCGACCGCTCCGCCGGCCCCACGGGCCGGAACTCCCGTCCAAGGATGCCCCCGACATGCCCAAGGTCCTTCTGTACTCCCGCCAGCCGTTGGCCAAGCGCCCCCTTCAGGACTGGCTGGACAGCACCGCCGACACCGTCGTCCTGGTCACCACGCACAAGGCGGTGGCCGGTTCGGAGGATGTGCTCGCCGAGCACTTCCCCGAGCACCGGCTGGTGGACGACTACTACGCGTGGTCCACCGAGCTCGTCGCCGAGGAGGCGGCCCGGACGTACGGTGTCGGGCTGGTGGCGAGCACCAGCGAGGACGACGTGCTGCGGGCGGCCCGGCTGCGTGATCGCCTGGGCGTCCCGGGACAGGACACCGCCGGCGCCACCGCCTACCGGGACAAGGTGGTCATGAAGCGGCTGCTGCGGAACGCCGGACTGCGCGTGCCGTCCTTCGCCGCGGTCGACGGCCCGCTGGACCTGCTCGACTTCCTCGACACCGAGGACGGTCCCGTGGTCGTGAAACCGCGGACCGGGGCCGGCGCGGAGGGCGTGAGCATCCTGCGCGGCCCGGCGGACCTGGACGCGTTCCTGGCCCGGCAGAGCACCTCCGAGGTGCCCTTCCTGCCGGGCCAGTGGATGGCCGAGGGCTTCGTCCACGGCGACTTCTTCCACGTGGACGGCATCATGCGGGGCGGCCGGGTACTGCACTGCTGGCCGTCCCAGTACAACAGCGGAGTCGCCGAGCATCTGCAGGGCCAGACCCAGCTCAGCAGCGTGCTGCTCGGCGCGGACGACGACCGTACGCCCCTGCTGCGCGGGCTGGCCCACGAGGTCGTCGCCGCGTTGCCGCCCGCCGAGCAGCCGCTCGCCTTCCACCTGGAGGCATGGCTCGGTGCCGACGGCAGCCCCGTCGTGTGCGAGATCGCCAGCCGGGCGGGCGGCGCTCTGATCGCCGAGGCCTACGAGCGGTCCTTCGGCGTCCACCTGGCCAAGGAGGGGCTGCGCGCCCAGTGCGGCAGCGCGCTCACCCTCACCGACCAGCCCGCCGGGCCCGAAGTCTCCACCGGCTGGGTTCTCTTCCCGCCCGGCCACGGCAGGTTCGCCCCGCCCGCCGAACCGTGCCCGGTGCCCGGCGTGGACCTCACCGTGCGCCTGGAACCCGGCGCCGAGTGCACGGGCCTGGAGTACGCGACCCAGTCGGCGGCCGACGCCCTCGTCACCGCCGACACCCCGCAGGAGGTCCGCAAGCGCCTCGCCCTTCTGACGGAGTGGTGGCACCTGCACACGAACTGGGACTAGATGTCGCAGCGGAACGCTGACGACTGCTCCCAGTTCCGGCGGGTGGACGCCGGTCACACATACGGGATCTCCGGCACCGGCCTGGACTGGGAGCTCGGCCGGTCGGCGACACCATCTTCGTCGCCGTCACGCCGAATACGCCGCACGCTTCGACGCCCCCGGAGCGCGCGCGATCCCTTGACGTGCCCCTGGCAAGGTGGGTTCATGGGAGCGCTCCCACGTTTCTTCTGACGCTCAGGTCTCTTGGCGCTCATGGCGCTCACTCTTTGGAGGCGCAGTGAGAACAGCAAGAAGCACGACACGAACGAGCCCCGTCACCGCTCTGCTGACCGGGCTGATCACCCTCCTGGGACTCATCGTCCTCGGCACCGTCGGCCCAACCCCGGCCCAGGCCCAGGCGCAGTCACAGTCACCGCAGCAGTCCCCGTCACCCGGCGCCCTCGCCGCCGGCCTCCACATCAGCGACGGCCGCCTGCTCGAAGGCAACGGCAACGAATTCATCATGCGTGGCGTCAATCACGCCCACACCTGGTACCAGGGCAGGACGACGCAGTCGCTGGCCGACATCAAGGCGCTGGGCGCCAACACGGTCCGCGTCGTCCTCGCCGACGGCCACCGCTGGAGCGCGAACAGCGCGGCGGACGTGGCCAACGTCATCGCACAGTGCAAGGCCAACCGGCTCATCTGCGTGCTGGAGGTGCACGACACCAC containing:
- a CDS encoding ATP-grasp domain-containing protein; this encodes MPKVLLYSRQPLAKRPLQDWLDSTADTVVLVTTHKAVAGSEDVLAEHFPEHRLVDDYYAWSTELVAEEAARTYGVGLVASTSEDDVLRAARLRDRLGVPGQDTAGATAYRDKVVMKRLLRNAGLRVPSFAAVDGPLDLLDFLDTEDGPVVVKPRTGAGAEGVSILRGPADLDAFLARQSTSEVPFLPGQWMAEGFVHGDFFHVDGIMRGGRVLHCWPSQYNSGVAEHLQGQTQLSSVLLGADDDRTPLLRGLAHEVVAALPPAEQPLAFHLEAWLGADGSPVVCEIASRAGGALIAEAYERSFGVHLAKEGLRAQCGSALTLTDQPAGPEVSTGWVLFPPGHGRFAPPAEPCPVPGVDLTVRLEPGAECTGLEYATQSAADALVTADTPQEVRKRLALLTEWWHLHTNWD
- a CDS encoding flavin reductase family protein, encoding MTVEGAALRSALRAHASGVAVLTAAGTAGPAGVTITSFTSVSAEPALVSFCLAETSSTWARIRDCEWFGIQVLSAEQADVAERFAASGTDRFAAPTRWHTGPQGVPLLDDCLAWLVCSRRERLRLGDHHMVVAAVEHALAGAPGDALVHLRGAVRPVAAPRASLVP